The following coding sequences are from one Pigmentibacter sp. JX0631 window:
- a CDS encoding tRNA threonylcarbamoyladenosine dehydratase yields the protein MAFRNHRFSRLELLIGKEGLSRYRNLHVMIVGAGGVGSFAAEAIARAAVGSVTLVDHDEVCVTNVNRQLHAFTDTVGKKKVQLLVERLQKINPLANYHAIAEHHHPDKNDFIFAEAERLAGKPVDAVIDCIDTLIPKVDLIVRCKEKNIPIWSSMGSASRLDPAQIKCADISETKVDKFAKQIRLKLREQGITEGVRVVYSTEEAIDPEQAVPGTEWHCICPTIEKEFGACQHKRVMLGTNSYIPPIFGMWLAGDLLKHYLEGIDLKNRDTFEKTPTYDEFKKVLNLGQPK from the coding sequence ATGGCATTTCGGAATCATCGTTTTAGTCGCTTAGAACTTTTAATAGGGAAAGAAGGTTTAAGCCGTTATAGAAATTTACATGTCATGATAGTGGGCGCTGGCGGAGTAGGGAGCTTTGCTGCTGAAGCGATTGCACGCGCAGCAGTCGGTTCTGTAACCTTGGTAGATCATGATGAAGTTTGTGTTACTAATGTAAACAGACAATTACACGCTTTTACAGATACTGTAGGTAAGAAAAAAGTCCAGCTTTTGGTTGAACGCCTGCAAAAAATTAATCCTTTAGCAAATTATCATGCTATTGCAGAACATCATCATCCAGATAAAAATGACTTTATTTTTGCAGAAGCAGAACGCTTAGCGGGTAAACCTGTGGACGCAGTAATAGATTGTATTGATACCTTGATTCCAAAGGTAGATTTGATAGTTCGATGCAAAGAAAAAAATATTCCAATTTGGAGCTCGATGGGTTCTGCTAGTAGGCTAGATCCTGCACAAATTAAATGTGCTGATATTTCTGAAACAAAAGTAGATAAATTTGCAAAACAAATTCGTCTCAAATTAAGGGAACAAGGAATTACTGAAGGTGTAAGAGTTGTTTATTCTACGGAAGAAGCGATTGATCCCGAACAAGCAGTCCCAGGAACAGAATGGCATTGTATTTGTCCAACCATTGAAAAAGAATTTGGTGCTTGCCAACACAAACGGGTTATGTTGGGAACAAATAGCTACATCCCGCCAATCTTTGGTATGTGGTTAGCAGGAGACCTTTTAAAGCATTATTTAGAAGGTATTGACCTTAAAAATCGTGACACTTTTGAAAAAACACCCACATATGATGAATTTAAAAAGGTTTTAAACCTTGGACAACCAAAATAG
- a CDS encoding Fic family protein, protein MIQFSQEIQSSYLKLKIKIESNYYSFPTSAEKFIKILKEFNYEIFHMTKISYFGNFRTSKIFFDKDQHQREGSKPENIASELTDLYHNYFLNLSEEIWNNEERFLRLCSIFLESFFRIHPFPDGNGRTGRMFLILMGIHSKSFQFERFDIHKTDEKNYINALRIAHKLYNHENLIKRGKAFEPLKQWLKLKLSNPADFSGIEEPPI, encoded by the coding sequence ATGATTCAGTTTTCACAAGAAATTCAATCTTCTTATTTGAAACTTAAAATAAAAATTGAGTCAAACTACTATTCCTTTCCTACTTCAGCAGAAAAATTTATTAAAATTTTAAAAGAGTTCAATTACGAAATATTTCATATGACAAAAATATCTTATTTCGGTAATTTTAGAACAAGTAAAATATTCTTTGATAAAGATCAGCATCAAAGAGAAGGATCAAAACCTGAAAATATAGCTTCTGAATTAACAGATTTGTATCATAATTATTTTTTGAACCTGAGTGAAGAAATTTGGAATAATGAGGAACGATTTTTAAGATTATGTTCTATTTTTTTAGAAAGTTTTTTCAGAATCCATCCATTTCCTGATGGTAATGGACGAACAGGAAGAATGTTTTTAATTCTAATGGGAATTCATTCAAAAAGTTTTCAATTTGAAAGATTTGATATTCACAAAACTGATGAAAAAAACTATATCAATGCTTTAAGAATAGCTCATAAATTATATAATCATGAAAATTTAATTAAAAGAGGAAAAGCTTTCGAACCTTTAAAACAATGGCTAAAATTGAAATTAAGTAATCCTGCAGATTTTTCTGGAATTGAAGAACCTCCAATTTAA
- a CDS encoding type II toxin-antitoxin system antitoxin SocA domain-containing protein, with amino-acid sequence MKKITPVQLAHWIVYNFPNIYSDKSELTHLKLQKLSYYCYGISIAQGFDEFFRDFIFEAWKHGPVCRSIYNEFKSYGSSEIQKENVSQPNFDIHQKLHSALTKVLLLYGSLTPWKIRQQSHLEQPWIKAFNKGISEIDNLEIKKCFFEKYFKSGSKIIGPEYVFDLSSFKIDGIPTVGYNSFDELVETAKKLYFKNS; translated from the coding sequence ATGAAAAAAATTACCCCTGTACAACTAGCTCACTGGATAGTCTATAATTTTCCAAATATATATTCAGACAAAAGTGAGTTGACACATTTAAAATTGCAAAAACTTTCTTATTACTGTTATGGGATATCAATTGCACAGGGATTTGATGAGTTTTTTAGAGATTTTATTTTTGAAGCTTGGAAACATGGTCCTGTTTGCAGATCTATTTATAATGAATTTAAGTCTTATGGTAGTTCTGAAATTCAAAAAGAAAATGTTTCACAACCAAATTTTGATATTCATCAAAAACTACATTCTGCGCTTACAAAAGTGCTTCTCTTGTATGGAAGCCTAACTCCATGGAAAATAAGACAACAATCTCATTTAGAACAGCCTTGGATAAAAGCTTTTAATAAAGGAATTTCAGAAATTGATAATCTTGAAATTAAAAAATGCTTTTTTGAAAAATATTTTAAATCCGGTTCCAAAATAATTGGACCTGAATATGTTTTTGACTTAAGCAGTTTTAAAATAGATGGAATACCAACTGTTGGTTATAATTCATTTGACGAACTTGTAGAAACTGCAAAAAAACTTTATTTTAAAAACTCATGA
- a CDS encoding DUF4153 domain-containing protein, with protein sequence MNKIKLFSQNFNQARDSFLRFPSTLLLCFVATALAILLSSKEEQVLELLKFFFSCSVMIPLSIALTLCFESFRVKWGQLYTLAITFGCIILHYLFTVSDVSLSYSYKVIHLFLLFHLMVSFSPFLKKTNDKSFWQFNQILLLKLVEAIFYAAASFIALFIMCSLASYLFDLNLRSEFYLKIFVVCLFIIQTWIFLLGIPNKFNLGDEPYPKRLKLFLQFILIPLILIYIGIIYVYLGKVVVGWNIPKGLTSWFVSGLGIVGVFGYLILNNKIAQIKVKWITFFERYFFYLLIPLIGLLVVALNTRIQDYGITINRYILFVLALWLFSLSLFFILKKNASLKVIPMSLGVTMALAYLGPWGVYQFSFFSQKQIAQKFLKEKNFLNVKLEPQKSEVKLSLEERKEITALFTYLTDYFGDNAVQQILGSAFLQNTELSKNRKFYFLSSSYNYETVNAILDKLGIKHASTWERELNKDNFNLQFNYTDSVKIVAGYDEYFEFDTFHKYVKEVEDYKIKFAEKGYDLLLSKNNELLVTIPLNEKIISLIKQIENNEIVWSEDTILDTEEESILVENKKVKLKMLLSSFSYSKERNNENDDERYDVRGAILIRYKK encoded by the coding sequence ATGAATAAAATAAAACTTTTTTCCCAGAATTTTAATCAAGCAAGGGATTCATTCCTTCGGTTTCCTAGCACATTGTTACTCTGCTTTGTTGCAACAGCTTTGGCTATTCTGCTTTCTAGTAAAGAAGAGCAAGTCTTAGAATTGTTAAAATTTTTCTTTTCATGTTCTGTTATGATACCTTTAAGCATAGCATTAACTTTATGTTTTGAAAGTTTTCGTGTAAAATGGGGGCAACTTTATACCTTAGCAATTACATTCGGTTGTATAATTCTTCATTACTTATTTACAGTTAGTGATGTTTCTTTAAGTTATTCGTATAAAGTAATCCATTTGTTTCTTTTGTTTCATTTAATGGTATCTTTTTCTCCATTTTTGAAAAAAACTAATGACAAGTCTTTTTGGCAATTTAATCAAATTTTATTATTGAAATTGGTTGAAGCTATTTTTTATGCTGCTGCTAGTTTTATTGCTCTTTTCATCATGTGCTCTCTAGCTAGTTACTTATTTGATCTAAACTTAAGGTCTGAATTTTATTTGAAAATATTTGTTGTCTGTTTGTTTATAATACAGACTTGGATCTTTCTTTTAGGGATTCCAAATAAATTTAATTTAGGAGACGAACCTTATCCAAAACGGTTAAAATTATTTTTACAATTTATCCTTATCCCCTTAATTTTAATTTATATTGGAATTATATATGTTTATCTTGGGAAAGTTGTTGTTGGTTGGAATATTCCTAAAGGACTAACCAGCTGGTTTGTATCTGGCCTTGGTATTGTCGGAGTTTTTGGTTATTTAATTTTAAATAATAAAATTGCGCAAATAAAAGTAAAATGGATTACATTTTTTGAGCGATACTTTTTTTACTTATTAATTCCATTAATTGGGCTTCTGGTTGTTGCTTTAAATACTCGAATTCAAGATTATGGAATAACAATTAATAGATACATTTTATTTGTTTTAGCATTATGGCTTTTTTCTTTGTCGCTCTTTTTTATCTTGAAAAAAAATGCAAGCTTAAAAGTTATTCCAATGTCCTTAGGCGTTACTATGGCGTTGGCTTATTTAGGGCCCTGGGGTGTGTATCAATTTTCTTTTTTTAGTCAAAAACAAATCGCGCAAAAATTTTTAAAAGAGAAAAATTTTCTAAATGTAAAATTAGAACCCCAAAAAAGTGAAGTTAAGTTATCCTTAGAAGAAAGAAAAGAAATTACTGCTTTATTTACTTATTTAACAGATTATTTTGGTGATAATGCCGTGCAGCAAATTCTGGGTTCTGCATTTCTGCAAAATACAGAATTAAGCAAAAATAGAAAATTCTATTTTTTAAGTAGTTCTTATAATTATGAAACTGTAAATGCTATTTTAGATAAGTTAGGAATTAAGCATGCATCTACTTGGGAAAGAGAATTAAATAAGGATAATTTTAATTTACAATTTAATTATACTGATTCAGTTAAAATTGTTGCTGGATATGATGAATATTTTGAGTTTGATACTTTTCATAAATATGTAAAAGAAGTGGAAGATTATAAAATAAAATTTGCAGAAAAAGGTTATGATTTATTACTTTCAAAGAATAATGAACTTTTAGTAACAATACCATTGAACGAAAAAATAATTTCTTTAATTAAACAAATTGAAAACAACGAAATTGTATGGAGTGAAGATACAATACTTGACACTGAAGAAGAAAGTATTTTGGTTGAAAATAAAAAGGTTAAGTTAAAAATGCTTCTTTCATCGTTTAGTTATTCAAAGGAAAGAAATAATGAAAACGATGATGAAAGATATGATGTTAGAGGGGCTATTTTAATTAGGTATAAAAAGTAA
- a CDS encoding SGNH/GDSL hydrolase family protein, translating into MSRSKPKIERVVIFGDSLSDTGRMHNSKTAIIARNILNHITPSPYGRFTNGYNWTDWLKSYIFRNDLERMFADQIMNEAYKYNYNIEYTEKHIPEIFRDFPILNYSIGGATAVNFKEIDVDDYEKENYFEKVNKNGFNDKITRRFILKNLDDQFNDFLEYSWEKVKKYYASKIRRKMSNEFMKEFWKSIEKDKDNLLGYFLGKDLYIIWIGANDLITVGWDTSIAVNEITLQIQNLIQK; encoded by the coding sequence ATGTCTAGATCAAAACCTAAAATTGAGCGGGTCGTTATTTTTGGTGATAGTCTAAGTGATACAGGTAGAATGCATAATTCAAAAACAGCAATTATTGCGAGAAATATTCTGAATCACATTACGCCTTCACCTTATGGTAGATTCACCAATGGGTATAATTGGACTGATTGGTTAAAATCTTACATTTTTAGGAATGATTTAGAAAGAATGTTTGCCGATCAAATTATGAATGAAGCATATAAATATAATTATAACATAGAATATACAGAGAAACACATTCCAGAAATTTTTAGAGATTTTCCAATTCTAAATTACTCAATTGGGGGTGCTACCGCTGTAAATTTTAAAGAAATCGATGTTGATGATTATGAAAAGGAAAATTACTTTGAAAAGGTCAATAAAAATGGATTTAATGATAAAATAACTCGGAGATTTATTTTAAAAAATTTAGATGATCAATTTAATGATTTTTTAGAATACAGCTGGGAAAAAGTAAAGAAATATTATGCCAGTAAAATTCGACGTAAAATGAGTAATGAATTTATGAAGGAATTCTGGAAAAGCATAGAAAAGGATAAAGACAATTTACTAGGATACTTCTTAGGAAAAGATCTTTATATTATTTGGATTGGGGCAAACGATCTTATTACTGTTGGGTGGGATACCTCCATTGCTGTTAATGAAATTACGTTACAAATTCAAAATTTGATACAGAAATAA
- a CDS encoding transporter substrate-binding domain-containing protein produces MGSKFILTFIGLLLIQISSFSSETKQVIKIGFFILPGITFEDENKQPKGALIEFYTDYVFKNLPYEVKFLGYPYSRMLKEIESGEIDMIAVTSSDKIKMNFITGKSVLHKNKNFIITRNDFPYKEITAASQLRNYVIWIRQDSALCPFMAKNLHKFKVEYSPGKNSVEYVTKRLISKRIDAIYALNILPLLYVIKKENIFDQIKVVKIPGQEQSVFAGYSKKLDKKIRDRIEKEILINNKDNKIEKIFKKYLSNN; encoded by the coding sequence TTGGGTTCAAAATTCATACTTACATTTATAGGTTTACTTTTAATTCAAATATCATCCTTTTCAAGCGAAACAAAACAAGTTATTAAAATTGGCTTTTTCATTCTACCAGGAATAACTTTTGAAGATGAAAACAAACAGCCCAAGGGTGCTTTAATTGAATTCTATACTGACTATGTTTTTAAAAATCTTCCTTATGAAGTAAAATTTCTCGGATATCCATATTCAAGAATGTTAAAAGAAATTGAAAGCGGGGAAATTGACATGATTGCTGTAACTTCAAGTGATAAAATAAAAATGAATTTTATTACTGGAAAATCGGTTCTTCATAAAAATAAAAATTTTATTATAACTCGAAATGATTTTCCTTACAAAGAAATTACTGCAGCGAGTCAGTTGAGAAATTATGTTATATGGATAAGGCAAGATTCTGCTCTATGCCCTTTTATGGCAAAAAATCTTCATAAATTCAAAGTTGAGTATTCTCCAGGTAAAAATTCAGTTGAATATGTAACAAAAAGACTTATTAGCAAAAGAATTGATGCCATTTATGCTTTAAATATTTTACCTTTATTGTATGTAATAAAAAAAGAAAATATTTTTGATCAAATAAAAGTTGTTAAAATCCCCGGACAAGAGCAAAGTGTTTTTGCAGGATATTCAAAAAAATTAGATAAAAAAATTAGAGATAGAATTGAAAAAGAAATTTTAATAAATAATAAAGATAATAAAATTGAAAAAATATTTAAAAAATATTTAAGTAATAACTAA
- a CDS encoding RHS repeat-associated core domain-containing protein — MKNIKYNKFKEKEKSILSIATSCFMTTIYIISILLPSVVKAESLKNNQTHLSNKLAPSKYQTADEKFKPEKNSKTEKKINYSSDSSNGNQVFSNAYNFSSLVKQGVDSRTGVYQFSMQVGQLFGKELSNPFALVLNYQQNSSPIDRFGFGRNWDLNLTHYDANSKMLYLDGGQVFKVLFIGDNPTLQYDKGLNIRLEVSDSGNLIIVSKDGRREYLNSVGELERITDNLGNSIYFNYDSNGSFQSISDDTDGKNIKLKIDFSGDNKFIYSLSADGNWQETMVSIGSENGFNYVSKIFLPQQKDSTQSNSPGYTFNPFLINSVEFPTGAKINLEYTELLSQNNSSVKAVAKHVLDPGENQPQIVTSYSYGNADGHNFLGHNGGTAAFTMGEDPLYGTDKGYQYQVGVNNGLTYVLTTYNKYHLVEKQETYPAQDSKRKRFSETKNEKFHAVNDSIWNTIINWFISIFTNSLGKKKSNSERMFTSSAPINTVIYTYPIDLSESFENLPSNYAFPIKKEIRIGSRQITTLSEYNENGNLVKFTDADGTVKAYTYCKITEDNSQCKPDSSGFEKQLKKIEVSSSSSPDKYTTLFYYGKYDSKESGLNFSLPIKSEQYFNENIFSTAETDFYSDKNAPFYGYPKNSKISNQNESFSNNYYYSIDKSNIIIKKTYGEKKVSLSEISAINRYTNKSMFEIDSQGIKTTHTYDLWGRILTKTKFADTVQAKTFSYDYVLNKADEFGNINYVIETSPIGQKRKTALDGLGRDTKLYRTPTDADRSILDGNNFLPLSETFYDEFGRKSKATVYNTIYFNDKLQEVSAATELKYDLLGRVTEILFPDGITQITEYDNDKNISQTFKISSDKKSKTPVTLKQLSNSDKLVKESILDPNGNETYFKAYSYDGFGRLLSVTDIDNKKTMYKYNPNGFLAQITSTNNGNIYYTYNLLGHVKNISTSSTDGKIIKTLGTREYDELGRLISETNSYGFSTIFNYNDVTNDLQSIQIPKDNGSNYNIIHYSYDPITHQKLSQSIENNSTENVNYIYDSSTLLLKQVNDKTGAKFFNYYTNGALKSIEHTSEGGIEGKKVSNYKILYGLYDRIGNLLSSTDANSKTTIFSFDKFGKIQEIQYWNDKFQFETAKYEYDELNRLKSEYFQNSKVSRDYAYDDLSRIAQLSNKLNGNIVTEFKFTDYFNNGNLKKRLRTNGQDKFAEENYNYDNMNNLANYHCKGELCPKDSLGNKIQEENYTFDVFNNIISVTSSLILKDSGDNIQNTTNYFYDETDPMRLIKYSNSAKNIFSDSLTIEYNCNGNITQDDKGNKYYYNELGQTISIKTSNNTNLSNYVYDFTGRQVLQLIPNQSPIEKIYDTNTLINERQDKTVTNYLNGLSGKVARIVSDNSFGNSAITYFGFDQSGSIVNEISGQLSNLNNLSLLQEKAYSPYGIETAFLPTQQSKNSIEINNVGFDGQLTDSQIHLQFLGEGYRAYNPSLRHFMSYDNLSPFDKGGINGYSFAKNNPIMFSDPSGHMSVGGWIGMIFGIVASIALAVVVSVVTAGAASPGAAAAVALEIESGTAAATITSAAVNIGVASVSGAAIGATSQTISDVVDGKKPGMDVALSALESGLGGAVGSFASSAISGLASFVAGEEIESGIVRAASADNNVVLTKFSKIGQEVTDLSKSPIESNGLEENIKVPKDPSFSVKRSLNISKKGIEFKTRYTLQEKPDSGITKNLVEFKDSVITKINSTNINAIVKAFVVNKISDITYKNIQNFAINKAKSEIIHYAYKETFTVLEKKIKESNKKEDDKD, encoded by the coding sequence ATGAAAAACATAAAATATAATAAATTTAAGGAAAAAGAAAAATCTATTTTATCGATTGCTACTTCGTGTTTCATGACGACTATCTATATAATATCAATATTACTGCCTTCTGTTGTTAAAGCAGAATCCTTAAAAAACAATCAAACTCACTTAAGTAACAAGTTAGCGCCTAGTAAATATCAGACTGCTGATGAAAAATTCAAACCCGAAAAAAATTCAAAAACAGAAAAAAAAATAAATTATTCAAGTGATTCATCAAATGGAAATCAAGTATTTTCTAATGCATATAATTTTTCTTCCCTTGTAAAACAAGGTGTCGATTCTCGGACAGGAGTTTATCAATTTTCAATGCAGGTTGGGCAACTCTTTGGAAAAGAATTAAGCAATCCTTTTGCACTGGTGTTAAATTATCAGCAAAACTCTTCACCCATAGATCGTTTTGGTTTTGGAAGAAATTGGGATCTAAATTTAACTCACTACGATGCAAATTCAAAAATGCTCTATCTAGATGGTGGGCAGGTGTTTAAAGTCCTATTTATAGGTGATAATCCTACCTTACAATATGATAAAGGCTTAAATATTCGATTAGAAGTTAGTGATAGTGGAAACTTAATTATTGTGTCGAAAGATGGACGAAGAGAATATTTAAACTCAGTAGGTGAACTTGAAAGAATTACTGATAATTTAGGAAACAGCATTTATTTTAATTATGACAGTAATGGTTCATTTCAATCAATTTCAGATGATACAGATGGAAAAAATATTAAACTGAAAATTGATTTTAGTGGCGACAATAAATTTATTTACTCATTATCTGCAGATGGTAATTGGCAAGAAACCATGGTTTCAATTGGAAGCGAAAATGGTTTTAATTATGTTAGTAAAATATTTTTACCGCAACAAAAAGATAGTACCCAGTCAAATAGTCCCGGTTATACATTCAATCCATTTTTAATAAATTCAGTAGAATTTCCAACTGGAGCCAAAATAAACTTAGAATATACCGAACTATTATCTCAAAATAATTCTTCAGTAAAAGCGGTAGCAAAACATGTTCTTGATCCAGGAGAAAATCAACCTCAGATTGTCACAAGTTATTCTTATGGAAACGCAGATGGTCATAATTTCTTAGGACATAATGGAGGAACAGCTGCATTCACTATGGGTGAAGATCCACTATATGGAACTGACAAAGGTTATCAATATCAGGTAGGGGTGAATAATGGACTTACTTACGTTTTAACTACTTATAATAAATATCATTTAGTAGAAAAACAAGAAACATATCCAGCACAAGATTCTAAAAGAAAAAGATTTAGTGAAACAAAAAATGAAAAATTTCATGCCGTAAATGATAGTATTTGGAACACTATTATTAATTGGTTTATTTCTATATTCACAAATTCTTTAGGAAAAAAGAAATCAAATTCTGAAAGAATGTTTACATCCTCAGCTCCGATAAATACCGTAATTTATACTTATCCAATTGATTTAAGTGAATCATTTGAAAATCTTCCAAGTAATTATGCCTTCCCTATAAAAAAAGAAATAAGGATTGGCAGTAGACAAATAACAACACTGTCTGAATATAATGAGAATGGAAACTTGGTTAAATTTACAGATGCAGATGGCACCGTAAAAGCTTATACATACTGTAAAATAACTGAAGATAATAGCCAATGTAAACCAGACTCGTCAGGTTTTGAAAAGCAACTTAAAAAAATTGAAGTAAGTTCATCCAGCTCTCCTGATAAATACACAACGCTTTTCTACTATGGCAAATACGATAGCAAAGAATCAGGATTAAATTTTTCTTTGCCAATAAAATCTGAGCAGTACTTTAACGAAAATATATTTTCGACGGCAGAAACTGATTTTTATTCTGATAAAAATGCCCCATTTTATGGTTATCCAAAAAATTCAAAAATAAGCAATCAAAATGAATCGTTCAGCAATAACTATTATTACAGCATAGATAAATCAAATATAATTATAAAAAAAACTTATGGTGAAAAAAAAGTTTCTCTCTCTGAAATTTCTGCAATAAATAGATATACAAATAAATCTATGTTTGAAATTGATTCGCAAGGAATAAAAACAACACATACTTACGACCTTTGGGGCAGAATTCTCACAAAAACTAAATTTGCAGATACAGTTCAAGCTAAAACTTTTAGCTATGATTATGTTTTAAATAAAGCTGATGAATTTGGAAATATAAATTATGTTATAGAGACATCACCTATTGGGCAAAAAAGAAAAACTGCTCTTGATGGGCTAGGGCGAGATACAAAATTATACAGAACACCAACTGACGCAGATAGAAGTATTCTAGATGGAAATAATTTCTTGCCGTTGTCTGAAACATTTTATGATGAGTTTGGTAGAAAAAGCAAAGCGACTGTCTATAATACAATTTATTTTAATGATAAATTGCAAGAAGTATCTGCAGCAACAGAATTAAAGTACGATTTATTGGGAAGAGTAACAGAGATATTATTCCCTGATGGAATTACGCAAATTACTGAATATGATAATGATAAAAATATTTCACAAACTTTTAAAATTTCAAGTGACAAAAAATCAAAAACACCTGTTACTTTAAAACAACTAAGTAACTCTGATAAACTAGTCAAAGAAAGCATTTTAGACCCCAATGGAAATGAAACATATTTTAAAGCGTATAGTTATGATGGTTTTGGACGTTTATTGTCAGTTACTGATATTGATAACAAAAAAACAATGTATAAATACAATCCAAATGGATTTCTAGCTCAAATTACTTCTACAAATAATGGAAACATTTATTATACCTATAATTTGCTAGGCCATGTAAAAAATATTAGTACATCAAGCACTGATGGAAAAATAATAAAAACATTAGGTACTAGAGAATACGATGAACTAGGAAGACTTATCTCAGAAACTAATAGTTATGGATTTTCTACAATATTTAATTATAATGATGTCACAAATGATCTTCAATCAATTCAAATTCCGAAAGATAATGGAAGTAATTATAACATAATTCATTATTCATATGACCCAATTACACATCAAAAGTTGTCCCAATCAATTGAAAATAATTCTACAGAAAATGTGAATTACATCTATGATTCATCTACATTACTTCTAAAACAAGTAAATGATAAAACGGGTGCGAAATTTTTCAATTACTATACAAATGGCGCATTAAAATCAATTGAACATACTTCAGAAGGAGGAATAGAAGGTAAAAAAGTATCCAACTATAAAATATTATATGGTTTATACGATAGAATAGGGAATCTTCTTTCATCAACTGATGCAAATTCTAAAACGACTATTTTTAGCTTTGATAAATTTGGAAAAATTCAAGAAATTCAATATTGGAATGATAAGTTTCAGTTTGAAACTGCAAAATATGAGTATGATGAACTCAACAGATTAAAATCGGAGTACTTTCAAAACTCAAAAGTAAGTCGAGATTATGCTTATGATGATTTGTCTAGAATTGCTCAGTTAAGCAATAAATTAAATGGAAATATAGTAACAGAGTTTAAATTTACAGATTATTTCAATAATGGAAATTTAAAGAAAAGGTTAAGAACTAATGGTCAAGACAAATTTGCTGAAGAAAACTACAACTATGACAATATGAATAATTTAGCAAACTATCACTGCAAAGGAGAACTTTGCCCCAAAGATTCTCTAGGTAACAAAATACAAGAAGAAAATTATACGTTTGATGTATTTAATAATATTATCTCAGTTACATCTTCTTTAATTTTAAAAGATTCTGGAGATAATATACAAAATACTACAAATTACTTCTATGATGAAACTGATCCAATGCGGTTAATAAAATACAGTAACTCAGCAAAAAATATTTTTTCTGATAGCTTAACTATTGAATATAATTGCAATGGAAATATCACTCAAGATGACAAAGGTAATAAATATTATTACAATGAATTAGGACAAACAATCAGTATTAAAACTTCTAACAATACTAATTTATCTAATTATGTTTATGATTTTACTGGCAGACAAGTATTACAATTGATTCCAAACCAATCTCCTATTGAAAAAATCTATGATACAAATACATTAATCAATGAAAGACAAGATAAAACCGTGACTAATTATTTAAATGGATTAAGTGGTAAAGTTGCAAGAATTGTTTCAGACAATTCATTTGGAAATTCTGCCATTACTTATTTTGGCTTTGATCAATCAGGATCAATAGTAAATGAAATAAGTGGTCAATTAAGTAACTTAAATAATTTATCTTTGCTACAAGAAAAAGCTTACTCGCCTTATGGAATTGAAACTGCATTTTTACCAACGCAGCAAAGTAAAAATTCGATTGAAATAAATAATGTAGGATTTGATGGCCAACTTACCGATTCGCAAATTCATCTTCAATTTTTGGGCGAAGGTTACAGAGCATACAACCCATCTTTAAGACACTTTATGAGCTATGATAATTTATCGCCATTTGATAAAGGTGGTATAAATGGATATTCGTTTGCGAAAAACAATCCTATTATGTTTAGTGATCCTAGCGGACACATGAGTGTTGGCGGTTGGATTGGGATGATTTTTGGAATTGTTGCAAGCATTGCTCTTGCAGTTGTTGTCTCAGTTGTAACAGCAGGTGCCGCCTCTCCTGGAGCCGCTGCAGCTGTTGCACTAGAAATTGAATCAGGAACAGCAGCTGCAACAATAACTTCTGCTGCTGTAAATATTGGTGTTGCATCTGTTTCGGGAGCTGCAATTGGAGCAACTAGCCAAACAATAAGTGATGTGGTTGATGGAAAAAAACCTGGGATGGATGTTGCTTTAAGTGCATTAGAAAGTGGGTTAGGTGGAGCTGTTGGTTCTTTTGCGAGTAGCGCCATAAGCGGTTTAGCTTCATTTGTTGCAGGAGAAGAAATAGAAAGCGGAATAGTCAGAGCTGCTTCTGCAGATAATAACGTTGTTTTAACTAAGTTTTCAAAAATTGGACAAGAAGTAACTGATTTAAGCAAATCACCAATTGAAAGTAACGGATTAGAAGAAAATATAAAAGTACCAAAAGACCCATCATTTTCAGTAAAAAGAAGCTTAAATATCTCAAAAAAAGGAATTGAATTTAAAACTCGATATACCTTACAAGAAAAGCCAGATTCAGGAATAACAAAAAATTTAGTAGAATTTAAAGATTCTGTTATCACTAAAATTAATTCTACAAATATCAATGCTATAGTGAAGGCATTCGTAGTTAACAAAATATCAGATATTACTTATAAAAACATTCAAAATTTTGCTATTAACAAAGCAAAATCAGAAATTATACATTATGCATATAAAGAAACATTTACAGTTCTTGAGAAAAAGATAAAAGAAAGTAATAAAAAGGAAGATGATAAAGATTAG